Proteins from one Procambarus clarkii isolate CNS0578487 chromosome 8, FALCON_Pclarkii_2.0, whole genome shotgun sequence genomic window:
- the LOC123759609 gene encoding intraflagellar transport protein 27 homolog isoform X3: MFMSDGNQFPKNYNMTLGVEIVTKVINVPDTNSSVELYLYDCSGKEFYRNLVLRTSSQPSLLILMYDVTSEASFTAATNFYEQINLQGKGEAVKGVLYANKTDLVTRRLISPKAGRELAQKLGLVYLEGSAKDRKGIEEPFYFLVNEWFKTYTDKTQTFKLLA, encoded by the exons ATGTTTATGTCAGATGGTAACCAGTTTCCTAAAAATTATAATATG ACGCTTGGTGTGGAAATAGTCACAAAGGTGATCAATGTTCCTGACACAAACTCTAGTGTTGAGCTTTACCTGTATGACTGCTCTGGAAAGGAGTTTTACAGAAATCTTGTGTTAAGAACA agcaGTCAGCCTTCACTCCTCATACTTATGTATGATGTCACTTCAGAAGCTTCCTTTACGGCTGCAACAAACTTTTATGAGCAG ATAAACTTGCAAGGAAAGGGAGAGGCTGTTAAGGGAGTACTTTATGCCAATAAAACCGACCTTGTAACAAGACGTCTTATAAGTCCGAAGGCAGGAAGAGAACTGGCTCAAAAGCTTGGGTTGGTGTACTTGGAAGGATCAGCA AAAGACAGGAAAGGAATTGAGGAACCATTCTACTTCTTGGTTAATGAATGGTTCAAGACATACACAGATAAAACACAGACATTCAAGCTCTTGGCATGA
- the LOC123759608 gene encoding sodium-coupled monocarboxylate transporter 2 — translation MTVSVTELADRFTWIDYTVFGLMLGLSAAIGVFYGCFSKKQDTKEFLMAGKSMTTFPVAMSLIASFMSAITLLGTPSEVYQFGFIYWLIIFSYMLVMPAAAHLYFPVFYNLQVTSAYEYLEKRFHRAVRWLGSFVFIIQMSLYMAIVVYAPALALAQVTGFDVYVSVSLICFVCIFYTTLGGMKAVLWTDALQTLIMYASIIFVIIKGAIDVGGFSTVWERNVESGRAQLIDFDPDPTTRHTFWTLVIGGYFTWISIYGVNQAQVQRYLSVQTKQMAINALWINLVGLVILMVTCSFGGMVVYAKYYDCDPIQAGVVTKADQLFPLFVLDTLGQWKGLPGLFVAGIFAGTLSTVSSGMNSLAAIVLEDFVKSGCYPGISDNASTWVSRGLSLFFGLLTFALVFVAERLGNILSAALSIFGMVGGPLLGVFTLGMFFPWANATGAFVGEIVSLIFMFWIGVGHQMGKASGQIKLESMPTSIDGCQNLTILEPAFLHEHGDEEPGEALALYRLSYMWYSATGCFTVIIVGMLVTLVTGKQDVRAVDPRCLSPAVMWFKNWLPGLNGLGEDYIDEEECLKESKSSCSLGTSNTFYNSKIAEEMLNDFIPEKECTKL, via the exons ATGACGGTGAGTGTCACAGAACTCGCTGATCGCTTCACATGGATCGACTACACAGTGTTCGGTCTCATGTTGGGTCTGTCGGCTGCCATCGGTGTTTTCTACGGATGTTTCAGCAAGAAGCAGGACACCAAGGAGTTCCTCATGGCTGGCAAGTCCATGACCACCTTCCCCGTGGCCATGTCTCTCATTGCCAG TTTCATGTCCGCCATCACGCTGCTAGGGACGCCGTCGGAGGTCTACCAATTCGGGTTCATCTACTGGCTTATTATATTCTCCTACATGCTGGTCATGCCTGCAGCTGCCCACCTCTACTTCCCAGTCTTCTACAACCTCCAG GTTACTTCCGCCTACGAGTACCTTGAGAAGCGGTTCCACAGAGCAGTCCGGTGGCTGGGCTCCTTCGTGTTTATCATCCAG ATGTCGCTGTACATGGCCATCGTGGTGTACGCTCCAGCACTCGCCCTGGCTCAGGTCACCGGCTTCGACGTCTACGTCTCCGTCAGCCTCATCTGCTTCGTCTGCATCTTCTACACCACTCTTGGCGGCATGAAGGCTGTCCTCTGGACCGACGCTCTCCAG ACACTCATCATGTACGCCAGTATCATATTCGTCATCATCAAGGGCGCTATTGACGTTGGAGGATTCAGTACCGTCTGGGAGAGGAATGTTGAGAGCGGCCGAGCACAGCTGATCGACTTCGACCCGGatcccaccaccagacacacctttTGGACGCTAGTTATTGGAGGTTATTTCACCTGGATCTCTATCTATGGCGTCAACCAGGCGCAG GTGCAGCGATACCTCAGCGTCCAGACAAAACAAATGGCCATCAACGCCTTGTGGATCAACTTGGTGGGACTGGTTATATTGATGGTTACCTGTTCTTTCGGCGGGATGGTTGTGTACGCAAAGTACTATGACTGTGACCCCATCCAGGCTGGAGTTGTCACCAAGGCAGACCAGCTCTTCCCGCTCTTCGTCTTGGACACCCTCGGACAGTGGAAGGGACTTCCAGGACTCTTCGTTGCTGGCATATTCGCCGGCACTCTCAG CACTGTTTCTTCCGGGATGAACTCCCTGGCGGCCATCGTGTTGGAGGACTTCGTCAAGAGCGGGTGTTATCCAGGCATCTCCGACAACGCCAGCACCTGGGTCTCCAGGGGCCTCTCCCTCTTCTTCGGTCTCCTTACCTTCGCTCTCGTCTTCGTGGCGGAGCGACTCGGCAACATTTTGTCT GCAGCGTTGAGCATCTTCGGCATGGTTGGAGGGCCTCTGCTGGGAGTCTTCACCCTCGGCATGTTCTTCCCTTGGGCCAACGCCACC GGAGCCTTCGTTGGTGAAATTGTCAGCTTGATCTTCATGTTCTGGATAGGAGTAGGTCACCAGATGGGAAAGGCCTCGGGGCAGATCAAGCTAGAATCCATGCCCACTAGCATAGACGGCTGTCAGAACCTCACCATTCTTGAGCCCGCCTTCCTGCATGAACA TGGTGATGAGGAGCCAGGTGAGGCGCTGGCCTTGTACCGCTTGTCTTACATGTGGTACTCTGCGACGGGCTGCTTCACCGTGATCATCGTGGGGATGCTGGTGACGCTGGTGACTGGTAAGCAAGATGTGCGGGCTGTTGACCCTCGCTGTCTCTCCCCCGCCGTCATGTGGTTCAAGAACTGGCTGCCAGGACTCAATGGTCTCGGAGAAGACTAC attgaTGAAGAGGAATGCCTGAAGGAGAGCAAGAGCTCATGCTCATTGGGAACCTCCAACACTTTTTACAACTCAAAAATTGCTGAAGAAATGTTAAATGATTTTATACCCGAGAAAGAATGTACAAAgttgtaa
- the LOC123759609 gene encoding intraflagellar transport protein 27 homolog isoform X1 — MHSVIRAKCLIIGDSAVGKSSLVQMFMSDGNQFPKNYNMTLGVEIVTKVINVPDTNSSVELYLYDCSGKEFYRNLVLRTSSQPSLLILMYDVTSEASFTAATNFYEQINLQGKGEAVKGVLYANKTDLVTRRLISPKAGRELAQKLGLVYLEGSAKDRKGIEEPFYFLVNEWFKTYTDKTQTFKLLA, encoded by the exons atgcatAGCGTAATACGTGCAAAATGCCTCATCATTG GTGATAGTGCTGTTGGGAAATCATCATTGGTGCAGATGTTTATGTCAGATGGTAACCAGTTTCCTAAAAATTATAATATG ACGCTTGGTGTGGAAATAGTCACAAAGGTGATCAATGTTCCTGACACAAACTCTAGTGTTGAGCTTTACCTGTATGACTGCTCTGGAAAGGAGTTTTACAGAAATCTTGTGTTAAGAACA agcaGTCAGCCTTCACTCCTCATACTTATGTATGATGTCACTTCAGAAGCTTCCTTTACGGCTGCAACAAACTTTTATGAGCAG ATAAACTTGCAAGGAAAGGGAGAGGCTGTTAAGGGAGTACTTTATGCCAATAAAACCGACCTTGTAACAAGACGTCTTATAAGTCCGAAGGCAGGAAGAGAACTGGCTCAAAAGCTTGGGTTGGTGTACTTGGAAGGATCAGCA AAAGACAGGAAAGGAATTGAGGAACCATTCTACTTCTTGGTTAATGAATGGTTCAAGACATACACAGATAAAACACAGACATTCAAGCTCTTGGCATGA
- the LOC123759609 gene encoding intraflagellar transport protein 27 homolog isoform X2: MHSVIRAKCLIIGDSAVGKSSLVQMFMSDGNQFPKNYNMTLGVEIVTKVINVPDTNSSVELYLYDCSGKEFYRNLVLRTSSQPSLLILMYDVTSEASFTAATNFYEQINLQGKGEAVKGVLYANKTDLVTRRLISPKAGRELAQKLGLVYLEGSAVCLVQLGNREQLGHPRQSRGG; this comes from the exons atgcatAGCGTAATACGTGCAAAATGCCTCATCATTG GTGATAGTGCTGTTGGGAAATCATCATTGGTGCAGATGTTTATGTCAGATGGTAACCAGTTTCCTAAAAATTATAATATG ACGCTTGGTGTGGAAATAGTCACAAAGGTGATCAATGTTCCTGACACAAACTCTAGTGTTGAGCTTTACCTGTATGACTGCTCTGGAAAGGAGTTTTACAGAAATCTTGTGTTAAGAACA agcaGTCAGCCTTCACTCCTCATACTTATGTATGATGTCACTTCAGAAGCTTCCTTTACGGCTGCAACAAACTTTTATGAGCAG ATAAACTTGCAAGGAAAGGGAGAGGCTGTTAAGGGAGTACTTTATGCCAATAAAACCGACCTTGTAACAAGACGTCTTATAAGTCCGAAGGCAGGAAGAGAACTGGCTCAAAAGCTTGGGTTGGTGTACTTGGAAGGATCAGCA GTTTGTCTAGTCCAACTTGGGAACCGGGAACAACTGGGACACCCACGGCAGAGCAGGGGGGGTTAA